The Ornithorhynchus anatinus isolate Pmale09 chromosome 11, mOrnAna1.pri.v4, whole genome shotgun sequence genomic interval AAGAATTACAGCCTCCCAAGGGTTTCTGCTGAAACTTGCACAAGGGAAGGTGAATATTTTCCTTCCCTGGAGAATGTTAATAATGAAATTGATAATGGGTGCAAATTAACCCCTACTCCAGGTTTGAATCCGGATTGGATTCAGTCATCGATCGGAAGAAATGGAATCAATGCAACTTCTCTAAGTTATCTTCTGGTTAAGTTTTAATGTGACTTTgtgtctggaagggaaagggaagaaggaccCATGAATATTGATTTTGATAATCAAGACTAAGGGGCTGGGTTTTTGAGAGGCAGGAAAGGGATTGGACATTTGAAAAATAGGCAAGGCCAGGAGGGCTGGCGCCTGGTAATAAGTTGTAACAGGacttcatttattttttctttgattTATAGGAGTACTTCCAGACTTGCAGTTTTGTCCAGGCTGGGGAAGGGACAATCCTgcctaataggagggagaagtaaCTAGATCTGCCCTCCTAATGGTCCCTTTTCCAAAAGGGGGCAAAGATATTTTCCTGGAATTGGTCATTTTGGCACTTGAAGGGGTAAAGCAAAGCTGTTTCAGGAATGGCACCACTGCACCCCAGTTTTCGGTAAATTCTCTTAATTTTAGCCCTTTGTTCCTGCTTTATGGGTCAAGAAAGATTAGCTGAAGTAATATGAGGTTAAGTTGTGTTTTGTTGTAAAAACCTGAAAACCTCTGAgttccctcccagccctataaATTTGCATTTCGGGTTCCATCTCATCTGTCATCTACcttagaaaatcaatcagtggtatttactgagtgcttgctgtgtgcagagcactgtactaagcacttgggagaatacaatataacagagttggtaggcacattccctgctcacagcgagtttacagtctagaaggggaggtgccCTTCCAGGTTTTCTAAGTGACATTTTGCCcctggaaaggtttttttttttttttttttttaactgatctGAGCCCCCATGCTCCCAAACTGGGCAGAGCCCAGGacatcccatcccaccctctgGAGGATGTCTTCCCCATACCGGGGACTGCCTGTGGGGTCTCCCTTATCCCCTCAGTTGCCTTGAATTCCCACCTCATAAATCCCGGAAACCCAGGTGTCTAGTATCTTCTGCTTTTTAGGGCTAAGACAGGGATGTTTTTGAGGCCCATGCTAGTGTTAACCCTAGATTATTCCCATAGTTTgcaatcccgcccccccccccccccccccccggacttgTAGAATCTTTACTCCCAGAAGGCACAGGGAACATCTGGGGCCCAGCTGGCCAGTCCTGCTCTTAGTGGGCTGGTTGCCGAGGTTCCAGTTTGGTGTTTTCAGtggttttttgttgctttttaatggcattaagcccttattatatgccagactctgtactaagcagtgaggtagatacaacttaatcaggttggacacagtccatgtcccacttggggctcccagtcttaatgcccattttacaaatgaggaaattgaggcccagaggatataagtgacttgaccaagtttatAAGGCAGACaaatgaccgagccgggattagagctcaggccctctgaccccccaggcccgtctttgctttttccactaggctatgctgcttcaaggtgaggggaagagctcgtttcttcatcttcatctcATTTCTTGTCTTCTTTTTTTCAACAGTGACATTCTGGTAGTAGAGAAATTGATCTGTACTGCTTtcttttataagcacttactatttgccaggcactaagcactagagtagatagaagctaatcaggttggatacaatccatgtcccacgtggggctcccagtcttaatcctgttttacagtgaggtaactgaggcacagagaattgaagtcacttgcctaaagttacacagtagacaagtggcggagcctggattagaatgcaagtctttctgatttccaggcctgtgctttgtccgccgggccacactgcttctagtttcCAGATGCTTTCTGGTAACCAAGTATGAAACTGCCTGGGATTTGGCATCTTTGGCATTTCGTATTTTCTGAAGGAGAGAGTCCGCTATTGAGGATTTTGAGCAGGATCTGGCCTATCTTTCCTCTTTATAATTGAGGTGCTTTAATAGGATTGACAAAGACTTGGCATTTGTGAGAAGAAGAGTTGTCAGGGGATTCAAAGATTTTCATCCTCTCCTTTGTTTTTCAGTAGAATCATACTTTTCCTTGCTCTTCTGATGTGTATGTTGAAACCATATTTTCTGCCTTAAATCAAGGAGTTCCCCCTTTATTGAGATATTCTGGTCATTGTGAACCATGCATGGGCTGTCCCCACATTTTACATTGGGAACTCCTTTTTCAGCTTCTTCCAATGGGTTCTGAATTCAGCCTGGATGAAAGCAACTTACTGTGACTCTAAAAGTCATTGTAGAGCACGATGTATTTTATCTTTCTTGACTCTATGCCATCCTCTCTTCATTTTTGTCCGTCAATACTCCATGGATGTTTAGTTTCAGCTATATGCCCCTTTCCCCTTTACACTCTCCTTGACTTCTTCTACTCTCAGTCTTATCTTTCTGAACTTTTCACTGTCTTTTCTTAATGCATCTTCCTTATGTCTTTACAAAGCTTCCAAAATTACATGCTGTAGAGGTTATTTGCAAAAGGCAGTCCTCAGTCTTATGGCACAAATGATTCCTGATAACTGCATCTTAAGTCAAAGTCCTAATAAATGGGAACCAAATTTCTCATAGGAATAATGTCATAAATGGGGGGATCGGTTCTCAAACCAAGGTCGGGTACTTTATTTTCCCTCATATTGTGTATTCAATACATTATTTTGAGGTATGTAGTtgcattcattctgtcattcattcaatcgtatttattgagcacttactgtgagcagtgcAGTTACATTAATGTGATTAAACTGAGTCAGAGGGATATTGATTTTTACTTTACTGAAAGTAACGCGGCCACGTGGGCTTTCCCTGGTGACTCTGCCTGGTGATTGGGCATACCCCTCCTCTCGGCCACTCTGGCTCTGCCGCTGTCCCCAACCCCCttatccccttcccccagccattACCCGCCCTTGTGGCTTTGaaaattgtttccccatttcctcGTGGCTCCCACATGCCCCTGAATTTCTCCTCACCCCCTGGGCCCCCTCCCTTGGAATGTCATTCTACTGCTCGGTCCCTTGGAGAGTGGAATTCTCATTGGGTGAGTGTTCTTCATTGGCAATGCGGCCCCCAAGTTACATCCCCTTAGTGGCTATCTTTTCAGCCAAATTTTCAATGCATCAAATGAAGGATTTGCAATGGTGGTTTCTGGTGTGGTTTATATAAAGCCATGTGGAGTCTTAAAAGGCTTGTCCTGGGAGATTGTGTCCCACTGTGTTTTCCTGATTGGTCTAGGTCTATTTGATTTCTTGGGTGCTGAGTTACCTGTATGTTCTCTCATTTCTCAACTGCTAGTGTGCAATTCCTTAGATATGCTTATGTGAGATTTTTTGTGTGTTATTTTAACCTAGGAATCAGCAAAATTGTTTCCCAGAAgcagttttctttttctctgggGAATTTCTCTTCCCCTGATGCTGGTCATTTCATTGAGCTGTACAGTAGGCAGAGACCAAAGGTTATGAACACCACATTGTTCCTTGAAattctcttctcccgctacaaGTGGGACTTGGCTGTTTTGTTCTTCCAGGTTgatagagggcagagaggaggggggtctgaggcccagaaaggaagCCCCAGGTGCAGCCTGGCATTTAGAAGGTTGTGCTGGGCTTTGTGGGCTGGCTGTGGTCCTGGTCTAGGGACCCCTGACTTCTAAAGCATTTCCTTTTGGGGGGGGATGGAAATGGCTAGTCCCCAACCCACCAGACATTTGTTTGGCACCAGAGGTCTCCCTTGCCTTTTGGCACCAGAGCTCTCTCTTGCCTCATACAAAATGGGACATTTCCAGCCAAGCCAGCCTCTGGAAAAACACACCtgaccctataataataattgtggtatttgtttaaatacttactatgtgccaagccctagggtagaaacaagataatcaggtctgacatagtccctgtcccacatgggactcatactcgGGGGGACTagatatttgacagatgagaaaactgaggcactgagaagtcaagtgacttgcccaacgtcagacAGCAGTATTGGAACtgaggtccttggactcccaggcccgcacacTTTCTTCAGGCAGATTAGGTCATTTTCTCTTTGAGGGAATTAAGATTCCAGGAAGGGAAAGGATTGGTTTCAGATGGCACATTGAGTTGTTGAtcgtattcaatcaatcagctttattgagcacttactatgtgcagaacattgcactaagcacttgggagagtacagtataacagagttggtagacacattccccgcccacgagcttacagggAAGAGAGAATTTACTACATAAGCAGCTGCCTAGGCCCAGTTACCTCAAGTTGCATTTGATTGCATTTCGGAAGTTTgttattaaaaaaacccaccactgtGGGGAGATGGTCATCGGAGAAACTGGGAAAGGCACCAAAGGGATGAATTTGAAATGTTTGAAATGTGACTCAGAACTTAAGGCTGCTAGTTTATGGAGAGAGCTGAGAAGGTTCCAGCAGCTCCAAAGGGTTTACCACTGAGGAATAAAGGAAAGCTTGTAACTGGggagccaaataataataataataatggcatttgttaagcacttactatgtgcaaagcactgttctaagcgctggacttttTGAAATGCTGGTTAGCCATGGGAACTGATGGTTCCTGTGGAGGGACAGTCAaatggaatggggagaagaggtgaaAACCAAAAAACCTCCATTGGGTTGCAGTTACGTTAATTGGTGAGAGGAGTTTGTTGCCAGTAAGAGTGGGATCTTGGCTGTATGAGAGCCCCGGCATGGGGAGGCCAGTGGAATACTTTATTATTAAAGATAGATTGGTTGTGAATTGCAATCTGTGGATGGTCTCTGGGAATGAAGGTTATATCGCCCTGAAGTCATACCATTCGGTCTTGGTCACCACTGAGAAAAGCATCGGTGGTAATGGCCACCTTCCCTGCTGCCACTAATGGTTCCCGCTCCCGGCATCCTCTGCCGAGCTGGGGACAAAAACCGCTCCCAGGCATCCTCAGACCCCTTCATAGCTGCTGAGGGAAGCATCCATGGTAACTGCCACCTCCCCTCCCGTGGCTGAGGATCTCGGCCATGGCATGCTCTGTGCCCACTGGGAAGGGGATAGAAGCTGCCACTGCATTCTTTCAGcatcctgtccctcactgggcagatggccagccacactgcctccccgggATCCAACAAAGACCCTCCCCTGCATCCCTGAGGacacccccatccctgtcctctacCACCCAGGCAGGAAAAGTGGCTATATAGGTGTTCCGTGGACTCGGAGTctgacattctgctcctctagtcccACCACCCTGCTGCTTTTTGTTTTATCTTGGCTATTTGCATTGCATTTTACCGTTTCATCATTCCTAATGCCGTCGGTCCCTTCTCCCTAATTtatcctcttagattatgagccctgcagaagacagggatcatatctaatttCCACTTCTGtactttctcccagcacttattacagtgctcagtacttagtaagtgctcaataaatactccctaTTAGTACCCAAAGACATTCTCAATTTGTCAAATCCTAAGATATCTGGGAAACCTTCCATTCCTGGAAAGTAGGTACCCACTGTTACATGCCCTGTCCTGTGccagtgaggatgatgataattacactatttgtaaagtgcttacaatgtgtcaagccctgttctaaatgctgaggtagatacaaattaactaagttggacacagtccttgtccctcatagggctcacaggctaagtaggagagagtacaggtaATGAgttccaattttacaggtgaggaaactggcccacggaagttaagtgatttgcccaaggtcactgagcaagcaagtggaggagctgggatcagaacccaggtcctctaactcccaggaccacatctttttcactaggtcatgttgcttcccatctcACCATATCCTATTCAACACATCAattaataataccattgatttcatCACAGGGCTTCCCACTTGATGACTCTTTTCCTGGTCCACCCTCCAACTGGGCTACTTCCTCAGCATCAAGACCCACTCTCTTGGAACTCTGCTTGCTGCTCCCCACTTTAAATTTCAATATTTTCTGGTATATCTCCCCTAAAGTCAGGCGAATCGGCCTCCAGTGCTGGCTCGAAGGGCCCCCCAAAAAGTATATATGTAAAGGACTTGGTCCCGAGAACAGGCAAAAGGGACAGGAATACCAGCAGCACTTTGCTCCAGGAAATGAGCCACTCCGACCTGCTCAGTTTGGTTGGAGACATCAGGCCTTGCACTTTgacttccaccctttattcacctttcccagAGCCctactgtacatatccataatttacttaatgtctgtcttccctctctagactataaactcactgcgggtagggaacgtgtctaccaattctattatattgtactctcccaagcgcttagtacagtgctctgcactcagcaagcactctATAAGTACATTTCATTGATTGACTCTAAGGTACTGGCCAAGATGTGAAGGATAGCTATTAAAAAAACAGGGACCCTGAAAGCTAAAATGCCTCAGTGATTTGTTTTAAAGTAAGTCAAAATTTGGGACATCTTATTTTactgagaagggagtggaggaaagtgaggcatagataGGTTCAGTGCGTCAAAGGGCTTTTCTTCTTTCAGCTTCAAGAGGAGAAGGGGCCAGGAGTTGGACGGGCTGGAGAGGGAAACTTACGAAGTACAGTTTCTAAATCAGACGGCTAATTGACGAGGTATGGGGGCAAGTTCTGATGGGAAGGTAATGTCTCAACCCTGCTATGATTCTGGTGACTAATTAGATTTCGGTTGCTTCAGAACCTTTTCCTTCATGTGCACTCTCCCGTGTTTAGTAagtgttgaacgcttactgaatcTTTTCCCACATTCGGGACACTCGTAGGGCTTCTCTCCTGTGTGGGTTCTGTGGTGTGCACTAAAGTGGGAGCTGTTATTAAAGCTTTTCCCACACTCCCCACAGTGGTAGGGTTTCTCTCCTGTGTGGATACGCTGATGGGCACAAAAGTACGAGCTATTGTTGAATCGCTTCCCACACTCCTCACATTTGTAGGGTTTCTCTCCCGTGTGGGTTCTCTGGTGCACCACAAGGCTGGAGCTCTGATTGAAACACTTCCCACATTCTCCACACTTGTAGGGTTTCTCTCCTGTGTGGATGCGGCGGTGGGCAACGACGTTCGAGCTGTTGCTGAAGCACTTGCCGCAGTCGAGACATTTATAAGGCTTTTCCCCTGTGTGGATTCTCCAGTGCCTCATAAGCCGGGCCCCTCCACTGAAGCATTTTCCACATTCACTACACTTGTGGGGAGCCTCAGGCTGGAGATAAGGCTGAGAAGGGATGAGGTGGGAATTCAGAGTGAAGCTTTTTACAGAGTTGGAATTCATGTAAGGTTTCTCTTCCATGTTGCGTCTCTGGCGACCTTTAACTTTTCCTACATCCTTCTCCTGAGCAGCCATTTCTTTCAGTCTCTGTCCAGCGCTTACCCCACACTGTGTTCCTGCTCTATATTCTCCCTCGGGCCCTTTTTCTTGATTATGACAGCGGGGCCCAACCCGTTCAGATCTTCCAGACATCAACCTAAACAGTTCCAGATTCTCAGGCATCTTCCATTTGGAGTttttctcattccccatttccaAACCTGAAATAATAAATAGAAAATGTAGCGGTCAAATTTCCTGCAATGGACAGAAAGAcgagggaagatgatgatgatggcatttgttaagcgcttactatgtgccaagcactgttctaagcactgggagggggggttacaaggtaatcaggttgtcccacatggggctcacagtctgaatccccattttacagatgaggtaactgaggcacagagaagttaggtgaagaGAATGTTTCTTAAAAGGAGTTTCATTTCAAATTTCAGAGAAATTCAGAAACACAAAGATGGAAACTCTCACCCACTTGGGTGCACGCCCAGTGTAACTGCTTCTCAGTCAAAAGATTTGAAATCGCTTTTCAAGTGTCACATTCACATTATAGGACGTGTAGTTCAGAATACAACCATGTAGTCTGAACGTACTAAAAGGAAGGCAGTGGATGGCCACGATCAGATCCCCTCAAGACCCTAAGCTCGttacgggaagggaatgtgtcttcattctgctgtattgtactctctaaagggcttaatacagtgctttgcacagagtaggtgcttaaataccacagatttatTTCTGGGGTCTGATGGGACTCTCGCTTATTTGGAGATCACAGAGTGGGAATGAGAAAACTCCATAGGGAGGTAGGGTTATATAGCAACTCTCTGAGCTCAGTTAATCCTGCCTGAAAGCCTGCACTGTGCCTTCCACATGACAGGTGCTCCATAAAAATTACTGGATAACAAGGAATCCCAATCCTTTGTTTTCTAGgaacaaggggaggagaggggaaatgtccAAGGTGGGGCAAGAGATGCTGTGTAGAGGGTTCAAATGTAACCCTTAGATAACTGGCAATTTTTTGAACATCATCATATTCTGCGAATTGCCACAGTGAGACGGTCCTGGGAAGGGTGAGCATGATACCCTAATGGCCTCTGAACAGGAACACTGAGGCTCAGTGACTTTCAGACGgtctacagtggtctgcacagagtaagcgctcagtacagacgaCTGACTGAGAGTTGGAAGCAGAGTCTGGGCCGGagcagggtctcctgactcccaggccagtgctttgctTCCTTTTACACCGTTAGATCCTTGAAGAGAAAAATTCTTACCAGTGTGGTTTGGGGACAGAGTCGGGGCACTGTGGTTTCCAGGTCTCTGAGTTAACTTCTTGACCTCCACTTCCTCAGCACCAAAGTCCTCTGTCATGGACACTTCTGCAAGTCCTTCATAGGCCCGGCCCCCCTGTTCTGGAGTCTCGGCAAGACTCCCCCTCTTTCTGGGCCAAGCCACCCCTGCCTCTAGGATTTCAgcggggcgggcagcagcctgggCTCTCATCAGGACATCCATCTCCTTGTAGAAGACACACGTGTCTGTCACCCGGCCTCTCCTTACTTTGCGGTAGCTGGCCTGGAGACCTTTGAACTTGGTCCGACACTGCTCCGGGGTCCGGAGGAAACCACATCTCTGGAGGCGCTCCGCCACGGGCCCGTACACTTGGCTGTTCCGCTGACTGGTCCGCGGTGTTTTAAAAACCTGGGACTCGATGAGAATGGTGAGGagggtcttggtttcctcataacTCCAGTGCACACCTGCCACAAAAGGAGAGTCAGTGTCTTCTCCGagtaagccctcttctccccggctccctctctcttctgcgtcacccatgCGCTCGGAACCGTGACCTCTgggaatttgatatttgccccaccctcaaccccacaacaagGTTCATACCTtcaagttatatattataaatgatttatttatatattaatgcctcttttcctctttagcctgtaagctcaatatgggcagagaatgtgcctatgaactctgttgtactttcccaagtgctcagtacagtgctctacacacagtaagcactcaataactaccatcgaTGATGATTCCTTGGTCCCTTTCACCTCAGCAGTTCCTTTCCttgtccctcttctcctctggccccctcacctccccaccccatcacctccccaccccattacatctcattacatgagaagcagcatggctcagtggaaagagcccgggcttgggagtctgaggtcatgcattcaaatcccggctc includes:
- the LOC103171109 gene encoding zinc finger and SCAN domain-containing protein 29-like isoform X2; protein product: MTASHLGVAADLGPLVRRLWRQEGAPAGGGAEEEEEEEAQDQALEQEQDQEQAQAEAFRRRFRQFRYQEAADPRDALERLRELCSGWLRPQRRTKEQILESLVLEQLLTVLPEEIQTWVREQHPQSGEEAVTLVEDLHRKPWRPRHWKSLPLKDPAFSFSKEDWEHRDPAQGTRNRDIKKENCGVRVSVGEFPVPKSNVISVRERGEDTWIPDLRGFQGQELLNCSRAGEERVQDERIPARRERKNGSCQEGRNFAGVNWGYEETLTFLNILRKTQSYEKLRTFPRNSQVYVSVAEQLRDYGFLRSPEQCRTKFKGLRASYRKVQNGHPSDSCAFYEEMDALLNSEAAVPTPGSLMAAAAPPLRQRGAETVGQGNRGWEQIKAEEEVELDDSDGNETGGEQLYQESRSPSPPALSPNRPGVHWSYEETKTLLTILIESQVFKTPRTSQRNSQVYGPVAERLQRCGFLRTPEQCRTKFKGLQASYRKVRRGRVTDTCVFYKEMDVLMRAQAAARPAEILEAGVAWPRKRGSLAETPEQGGRAYEGLAEVSMTEDFGAEEVEVKKLTQRPGNHSAPTLSPNHTGLEMGNEKNSKWKMPENLELFRLMSGRSERVGPRCHNQEKGPEGEYRAGTQCGVSAGQRLKEMAAQEKDVGKVKGRQRRNMEEKPYMNSNSVKSFTLNSHLIPSQPYLQPEAPHKCSECGKCFSGGARLMRHWRIHTGEKPYKCLDCGKCFSNSSNVVAHRRIHTGEKPYKCGECGKCFNQSSSLVVHQRTHTGEKPYKCEECGKRFNNSSYFCAHQRIHTGEKPYHCGECGKSFNNSSHFSAHHRTHTGEKPYECPECGKRFSKRSTLTKHGRVHMKEKVLKQPKSN